TCACCCCCTTCTTGCCAGCTGTGTCCCAGTGCTGCCAAATCCCCACCTCCACCAGCATCCCCATCCACAGACAGCTGCTTCCAGGGAGTCTTGGTATCAGACAGCATTTCATAACCATTCCCCAGCCACTGCATACATACAACCTGGAAATAACCCTTCCAGGAGTGACAAAGTAACAGTCACTAATTATacaattaatttattctttggcactaataaaaaaaatgaatttgtgttacaaaggaggagaaaaaaatccaaggatttgtttaattaaaactataATGTACTGAAAACCCAAGTAATTTTAATGATACAGACAATGCTGCGACTGTATAATTAGTAATTAATTACCTACAGAAAtgacactttcttttctttaaagctattcatttttcctgtttgtttttcttttttttcttgcatgcgACTGTCTTCAGGGCACACAAATCATGGCAGCGAATTGCTGTGTGGCGCATCAGCTACCAACCTGGCTCTGTGTGCGATTCCTTACCTGCGGGCAGAGGTGCTGCATCCTCACCTCTCGCATCCCGATCCCCACCGAGGAGCAATTGCAggcctccctccccagcctccctctGCCTGTAAGAGTCGCTCTCCATACCAAGAGCCCAGCAAAAGTGGGCAGCAGTGCAAATTGTGACTCCAGCCACAAAAAGCCGCTGGGATGGAGCTGACAGGCAGAACAGCTACAGCCTTCTGTAGAGGGAGTCAAGGAGCAGACTGTTAGCCCAGCGCTATATATATATTATGCTCATAAGTCCTGATGTTAACcaatgttatatatatattttaagtattcaTGTATTCATAGCTATAAAGGCCTTTTCTCTACTTGAGCTAAATTGTATAAGCGTGACCTACTGTCCCAGAAGGCTTTTTATTCATGTTAAATGGGTACTGAGATTACAGCGCTCCTTGGTAGTAGGTGCAGAAGCGTTCCGGAGGAGACAGGAGAAGATGGATGGTCCTATTGAGGCTcagcaaagaaaccaaaaacATGAGACCCAAGCAGCTCTGCGGCACAGCTGGCTTTCCATCTGATAAATCAGCTGGGAGGTTGGCTCACTCTTGGGAGAAGGATGGAATATCACTTGACCTTGTtccctccccagggaggtgctAACTGCACCCATGGACTGGGGACAACAGGACCCAGCATGCACCCCTTGCACACTCATGTCCCCAGTTCTGGTGGCTCCACCTTCCCATGGTGGTCCCTGGACTGCTCACCGGTCCCATCTGTTCCCTGACCTGTAAGCCAGGGAGAGCGAGCCAGGTTGGCCTCTGTGGTGCTGCTGACAGCGATGCTTCACAAGTGCTCCATGCTGCATCTCCGACGTGCTCTtccaccctgccctgctccttgGGGACAGTGTGCCCGCTCACATTGCCCCCCTCAAACAGTGCGATTTGTCACTGGCTCCCTGGTACCTACAGGAACCTCCAGTCCCATTACAGAGCCCAGATGCACCCTAGCAGCTCCCAGTTAATATTCAAGGGGAAACACAACCTCCTTGGAAAAAGCTCTGCATCAGCATCCTGCAAGGAGCTCCTGcgccctccctgcccagccaggaGATCACTGCAAATCACATCAGTGAGATTAGCAGGTCCCCTGCTCAGATCTTAACCTTTATCCAAGGCCTGGGGACCTCTCTGGCTGCTGGTTTTGAGTCTCATGGTCACACAGGCACAAATACTGAGATGTTCCCAGCCCGTCTGTTCATTCCCAGTGCACGCCAAGGACAGCACCCAACTCATCAGAGATGTGTTACCTTCACACTGTCTTGGGAAGAAATCAGGACAAGACTGGCCTGGGTGGTGGTGCCAGGATGCACAGTGGTGGCCAGGGATGCTGGTGTCCCCTCGTCGGCTTTGATACTCCAGTCACTCCGACGCAGTCAGGGTGGAAGCGGCAGCGAGCTGGCTGCTGGCTGTTACGCTGGTGCCAGATGGTGGATGAGATTAAAAGAATTTGATTTTCAAATAATCCATAAACCTGGCTGAGCTAATGTCGTTTCATATGCATTATCTTGTAATCCCAGGGAAGAGAACATTTCAGAGCAAAGAGCCTTATTCTCCCTCCCTGCAAGGACTCTAACAAGCTATAGATAATCCCCTTTTTGTTGGAAGGTGCTTACAGGGGACCTACAACACCCAGAGCATAGCACaggggctgcagctctgcactgGTGCCTGGGAAGAGGACAACCAGGCACCCAGCGCCACAGGGGCTGTCTTGCTCTGAGGTTCATAGGGGTGGCAGCAGCACATAGCAGGGCCCAGGGATACCTTGAGCTCAGAACCCTGGCCAATAAGGGAAGATAAAGGAGGGATTTTGCCACTCCTGCCCCCTAACAGTGCATGGGAGCCCATGCTGCATCACTGGGGTGGCGGAAGGAGATACATCCCCTCTTCTAGGTAAACCCACTTTTATGCCCACTTTTGAGGATAAACCCCCAAAGCCCAATCCAAGTAAATCAAAGGTATGCCAAGCCACCCTGGGGAGAGGATCAGGTCCTCCCTGGTCACTGAGCCCCACAGCCAGCGTCTGGCGACCACACTCCATCTCGCAAGGTGAGGGACAGCATGCAGCTGAAACCTGGACACTGCTAGAAAAACACTCACTGCCTTCTCCAAAACAACTGCTGCACAACCGGGCCATAGGAAATTCATCCACAGGGATTTCTTGCCTTCTCCTTGCCTGCATCAAACACCTACAATCATTTTTTGCCCCTATCCCTACCCCATATGGATGCCCCCCCCGCCTCTGCAACCCCATTCCTCCCTAACTCCTGCACAGTGCCCTGGGCAGTCCTCAGCACCCACCCTCCATCCTCAgatgctgcctgcctgctccttgcctcttttctctgccCTGGAGACTCCTTTGAGCCTCCGGTTACTTGTCAAGCCTCCCTGGAGCAAAGATGACCCTCTGCCAGTCGCTGGGATCCTTCAAGGTGCAAGGCACCAAGCTTGGGTACAGTGGTTAAAAATTGGTGACCCTTGGTCCAGGCTCCCACGCTGGAGCCTGCGAGAGCTAGAGCAGGAGGTGATTttaaggggaaagggaaggaaagctcCACGGATGGGATTTCCCAGTCGCTGCCTGCCATCTAGTGCCTAGCACCGAGCTGTTTCACGGGCAGCAAGTGACATCCACCTTCACCCTCAGGGGAATTTAGCTCTTAAATTAGAGCCAGCGTCATTTGTGCATCAGGTTCCCAGCGCTGGGGAGATCCCCACCGTGCTCCTTGCTCTGGaccagggcagggagaaggttTTGGAGTCAAATAGCCCAAATCCTGGTGGGAACTGTCAGGGAAGACAGCCTGGGAGTGAGGGGAGGTGATGTTGTGTGCCTGCCTGGGTTACAAATGCGATGCCCAGCTACAGCAAGCTAACTAAACACAACACCTCTTGCTTTGCTGCACGCTGCTACCTTCAAGGTCGTGTCGTCGTCATTGGCAGCTCTGATCAAAGCAGTGCACACAGGCATCACGTGAAGAATGCTACAGACGGGCTAAAAATAGGGAGACAAATGGAAGCGTGAGGGAAAAAGGCAAAGGGTGAGGCTTGTCATCTGTGCAGGAGActgaaaatgtacagaaaaccaggaaacaaacaaaaataatcaagaaacaCTGACTTTGTGACTCGGGTATCCTGGCACTTAGAGACACTACTGGAGTTTCCCACCCAGTTCCATCCATGGGCAGCCACTGCAGCAGGAACATGGTCTCTACAAGCCATTCATAGCCTTTGGGTTAGCACCAACAGCAGGTGATTTGGAGTGTTTTAAGGGTCTTCAGGCAATCTGGGGGGCTGATGCTCTTCATCCCTTCAGTAGGGGTATACCTGTGCTCACTTAGGGGCTGGTCATCTGGCAGCTTCTTGTCCCTCTGAAAAGGCTCTGATACCTTCCTGCCCACAAAGGCAGGACATAGCAGGCAAGACACCTACAGGTCACCACAGTCCTGTTGCCAGGCAGAGAAAATTAAGGGATATGAAATCCAAAGGGGTCTGGGATAGACAATGTCCATCCTGCTCACTGCCTTCAGTCCCTGCTAGATCAGGAGCCTCTAGCATGCTGCTGGTAGGGCACCTTCTGCTGTGCCACATGCCCTACTTCTGCACAGGGGACAAGACTGGATGCTGAGCTGTGAGCGTTGGTGGAGCAGGAGTGGAAAAGTGGGTCCCCATGGGTGCCACCTCCAGCAGTCACCCATCCTACACCCTGAAACAGAGAACTACGTGCCCCTCCACACAGGGCACTGGTGGAATCAGACACCCTGAATGCCCACCCTCCCTCCTCACCAAGCCCCTTATCACTTGGCTGCCTGCTCCACATCACACCCCACTGCTTTCCTCAAGCTCATCCGACATTCGTAGTCTGTGCCATTTGCTAGTACCATGGCTCAGGAAACAATTTCTATTTTGCAGAGGGGCACGTTGGGTCTGACACAAATGGGCTGTGCTGGTCATCTGGaaaaggcaggcagggcagggcagcagctTACAAACACGCAGAAACAGATTTACTGATTAGCACATGGCTCTGATTTCCTCCAATGCTTCCAGAAAAGCAATAGGCGACATTAACAAAAGGATTACTCAGAATTCAAAAGCAAATGGGATTTGTGACCCATTATATTAACTGGGGACTGGGGAAAGCTCCACAGAGAGAGAACACTGCCGGCAGGTCACCAAACCAATTATTAAGAGCTCACAGATCATGAAGctagatatatacacacatcaAGATAAATTTCTATTTGCCGGCAGAAGCAGGACGCTGGCTGAGCTACCCTCCCAACCCAGTGTGCTTTTTCTATGTGCCCATTAAACCTGGATTATATCTAGTTACTTTCCCCAATAATTCACTTCCCCCATGGGTTTAATGCTGTGGAATAACATTTGGGAGGGTAAAACCTGAAAGGAGAAATGTAATGGGCATAATTACTTTGATAGATGAGAGCAAGcagaaagcaggcaggcagcacgtGGTGGGAGCAGGCCAGCAGCACACACACTCACCCCTGACATTGCTCACCatcctcccagcagcagcactggcctGTGCCTCATGCCCTGACATCCCCAGCTTCCCTCTGCCCAGATACTTGAGAGGGAGAGCAACCCTTAGACACAAGATAATCTACCTCTGACATCAGCTCTCACCTTAATCTCCAGCAGAGATCATCTTAAACTGCAATTGTTAGCTGTAACATCTCTTCCTAAACTTTTGCCTTGGTTAATTATGAGATTGGATGCTCATGGTAGCCAGGTAAAGGGCCAGGTCCTGCCAGCACACTGTCTTGCTTCTGGAATAGGCTGTGATGGTAAGCCCTAAAGCCTTGTATACGCAGCATAAAGGCTTTATTGCCTTGCCTAGGTTTTGAAGAAGCTTCATTTTAATGTTGCTGAATAACCCTTCATAATTAAATTGAGAAATGCCCCTGGGTCTCCGAGCATTGCCTATGAAGTCCTGCCAAAGGATTTTATACCCCACCCAAGATCTGTTAGGGAAAAGTAGCCTTGACAGCAAAGCTGTAGCTAGAACTACCTGAAGGGGCTTCCTGCTGTCAGGATTTTGTACTCACGTCACAAAttcctggctttggtttttgaGGGGTTGGTGTTAAGGATTGGGTATTACCAGCAAAGCTTCTGGAGCAATTTTACCCTGAGTCCCAAGTTTCCCAGTAGCCCCCCTTCTTTTATATCCATTCTTACCTTTGCAGAGATTCACTCAAGCGTTGCCTCTGTCTGCCCCATTCTGTGTCCTTCCAACGCACTGGTTATGTCAAAACACAGGGGTGATTTCacaggaaaagggaggaaaaaggtgtCCTCAAAACAAAAGGATGAGACCTAATCCACTTATATCACTGGTGACCTCAACCAGATTTTCCACACCATTTTCTGCTGGGTCTCTAGGCTGCTGTGAGCAGACCACTCCACACTGCATCCCCTGCAGACAGCTGAGCACAGCAGGAATGGGCAGCACTTGCAGAAACCCCAGGCGCTACCAGAAAAACTCCCTCCAAAGAGGCGGATCCCTTCCAACACAAGCATGAAGcttgaacagaagaaaagcaaagtgacTGGTGCTGCTAGAGATGCCTTATCCTCCAGGAACAGGGAGTGCTCCCActggctgccccagctgggATACCCTAACTCCTACCCTCCCTGAGCCAGCCCACCCCTTGCCCGTGCATGGAGGGACGCAGCAGGGTGCTCCCTGCACCCgagcagctctccctgctctgaGAAGCTCACGGCTGTATTTGGGAGCAATAGCATCTCTCCTCCTACAGGTTTTCAGAGAGTAGGAACCGGTATAGCCTGTGGCTCCAACGGCATCTCCTGGCTCTGCATGTATTTATCTTGCAAACATTGAAGACTTTGGTTGCTTGGAGCCAGCTAGGAGGAACAACAAACAGCAGCTTCCTATTATGTGAGAAAGTGAGCGGTTCTGAACAGTTCACAGTGTATCACAAAACATGCAAGCAGGGCTCTGCTTAGAGCACCAATCCCCAGAACTGCTGCAGACAGGGAGTGGTATCAGCTAGGCAAGATTATTTTGTAGGGGCAGTAGAGGAAACCTGTATCTGTGAAGCTGAAAAGTGGTTTTATTAGGACTTGTTATCTCTCCTTTGCTGGAGGGGAGTGCTAGCATCAATTTGTCACAAAGAGAACCTTCATCTCTCTCTTCTAACGTGGTGGCTTAAGCAATGGCTTAAATGCTGGTGTTTTAGACTGCAACTGATCCTTCCATTTGTTTCTGCTCCTGGAGGCTTTTAACAACAGCTGCTGGACTGCATCACACCAGAGAAAGGTCATCTTGATGTCTCCTTCCCccctggagggggggggaggatcTGGCTTTTGTGTATCACCCTCATGAATGGAAGCATCGTGTGCTGAAAATGGCTTTGAGGAGCAGAAAGTCTCTGCAGTCTAACTGCTCTCCAGCTTCTTCCCCGATGCACACAGTTGGGGAAGATAATGCTCAGACGCTGGCCCCAGCAGTCACAGCACTGATCTTACACTGGACTTCTTAGATGAGCCCCACATTGCTGCTCTCAAAGCACAGAGTCACAGGTCCTTTCCAAAACACCTTTCTGGTGCACACTTCACAGGAGAGCTCTTCAATTGATCTGACTGTGACTTGCACTAAAGAGCCACAGCAAAATCAGTGCCTTCCCAGGGACTTCCTGCAGCTTCAGGTTCTGATAGAGAAATCTCATGTGAGGAGGCCTTTGCCAAGGTGAGAAAAACCCTCCAGGCTTTGGGTGCAAACAAGCTCCAGACTCCCTCAGCACCCAGGCAAACACACATGCGGTTCTCTATCACGTTTGCAAAGGAAGTTTTGTGTTTCATGCTCAACACAAGTGAAACGCTCCCCCTACTCTTTGTGCTGGACCACAGGTGGCACACTGCGGCTGCGCCAACTCTCTCCCAGCCACAACTCGACGGGTTTCTTCTGTtccaggagagagaaaagcactCTCACAAAAGGTTTTAAGGCTTTGTGCTATCCTTTCAGTAGTCACCAGCAAAATATACCCCACCAGCCTGCCTGATCAGACTTCTGCAACTCTGCAAGAAGTATAAGTTTGCACTGCGTGGAAAGACAGCCTGCATCCACTGAGttctcaaaggaaaataacagcCTCAATGATCTACCAAAGGACCTCTGGGAGTAGAGGAAATAAGATACAAACCATCCTTTCTGCTAGGAAACCTGCATGATATTCTTCTGCCTTCCCTCTCACCAAGGCCATAGTGGGGAGGAACAGGCTACACAGAAGAACTGAGCAAAAGCACTCGAGTTGCAGGATCTGGGATTGTTTGCAGCAACTGGCTGAGGGCTTTTCAATAAAATcaactgcggggggggggggggcagagaaaAAAGGCGCTGTTCCTGTGCAGGCTGCAAGCAGGAATTTGCGTTTTAGGTGATGAGAAAGCAAAGATTTCAGCTTCTAGAAAAGACCAAGCTTCTCACACACCTGCTACCTCTAAGAACAAAGGCCTGAgcccaaggaaaaaataaaaaataaataaaaaaaaaatttaaaaaaaaaaaggaggaggctgtTGATTCTGACCTTTACAGTGCTGGAGGGAGCTACACCTCCCTCAGCACAGACAATGCCCGAAGACTTGTAGCTTGAGTAAGCCAGAGAATAAGAACTGCCTGGGATTGAAGATCAGCAAGCTTTTAGTAcagccttttctctcttttgtacTCTTGGTTTTGAGAACAAATAAGCATTGattaaacagcattttacaTGCTTTGAAAGTTTTGTTACAGCAACACACAGCCTGCCTTTGGCATGGGAAATGGGGCAGAGGCCTTGGCAAAGGGCATGCCCTAAGCCTGTGCCCACAAAGCTCTGCTCAGGGGCTGGGTGCTGTGGAGCCAGCAACAGCCTGAAACGGAGTGGCAGAGAAAAGCTTAATCCTGAGCTGACTGCACCCATGGGCCCCCAGGCTGGTGGAGTACAGCCTGAGGGGAAGGACTCACCTCTCCCCTCTGCAGGAGCTTTCAGTCCTGGAGAAGGCAATAGTCTCCCCTTCAGCAACATTGACCCCAGACAGCAGCcaaaaaatctgcagtttttCAGGCATGTATTCTGCTCCGCATTTACTTCCTCTTGGCAAGTGCTCTCTCTGTTGCAGACAGCCTCCTTGCCAGGCCAGGCCTGCTTCAAGAAaccaagttttgttttgttggtaaTTTATGGCAAGCCTGCAGCTCCCAAACTGCCCAGTGTTCAAAAATAGAAGGCTGCTGTgctacccccccaccccaatggCTTGTGGAGTGATTAAGGATAGCTTTAATTTGAGGCCTGCAGCTCAACAGCTCCCAAAGGATTGATAAAATACATATAGCAATCTCCAGTTCCACCTCTGGAGGCTGAACTCTCTCCCGATGATTAACGACAGctatttcctccctctctccctgccgCTGAAGAAGGCTGATTCTCTGCAAGGTCCAGCCAGCACTGGGCCCACACTCTGACTACCAAACAGCAACATttacaaccagaaaaaaaactccAAGAAATAGAACTGGCGCCACAGAGGTGAGACAGCACCATATAAACCCAGGATACAGCTAAAAAATTGGAGTAACAGGGTCAGGCTACCTGAGGCAGACACGGCTAGGCTGGCTTAGCAGTGCTGGTCTAATGCACAGGGAATGGGAGCTGAGAACTCCCCAGAGCCACCTTTGAGGCTGCTCTCAGGAGGCAGCAATGCTAGAGCAGCCTTCCCCCCCTCAGGAAAAATTAGCCTTGCTGCCCAGACAGAGAGCTGCTGCTCAAGTGTTACCCTCCCTCAGTGTCTGTCTGCTACAGCTTGAGGCTCAAGAGGATGGCAGTGTGGGTGGGAAGGCAGCACTCACCTAACGAAAGAGCTGCTGCCTATTTCTCATGCATCTGTGTCCTCCACAGCTACCGCATATCATGGACTCTAGGCCAgaggcagctccagcacagaTTAGATGTTAATATGCTGTGAATATCCCAGGTTCCATCTCCCCAGAAACCCACCTTGCCCAGCCTTGTGTCCAGGAGGGTCTGTTCCCACCTGAACACACAGATAACCCTCCAGTGCAGCTCTTATTAAAGAGCAGGTACCAGAGACAAGCATTAGCCATTGCATAGAAGAAACCATTTGAGCTTGAGACTATGACAGGAGTCTGGTGAGGAAAGCGAACCTCACGGATTCCACAGCCCCATGGAATCACATGCTGGGGAGACGAAAGATCACAACATCCATTTCCAGAAGAGGTGGAGGAGAAGGAttcaaaagagcaaagaaactCCCTCATTCACTTCCGAGTAtaagttttaatatttattcAGTACAGGCCTGGTGAAGAGAACTGGGAAATAAGGCAAAGGCAAATTATCCTCCAGAGCCCAAGCTAACATCTCAGACACACAGAccatgcaaagcagcagctgtgctccTCCCTGGAGTCACGTCCCACATCTCCCCCATCTGCTGGAGCACAACCTACCGCTTACAAGTCCAGAAGGAATCGATTGACTTTTTTCAGGTATTCTGACTTCAAGTAATCTCCCAGCTCATCCTTTGTGACCCACAGATAATCTTCCTTCAGCTCGGCCTGGGAGAAATCACTGCTTTGGAGGAAGGCTTTGAAGAAGAATACTTTGGCTCCCACGTTATCCTCAGTCCTGATGGCCCTGGGGAATTTATACTTGTAAATCCCATATGGTGCATTCCCCAGGATTTTGGCTTGAATGTGATCTCCTGCAAGATGCCAGCAATGCAAGATAAAGAAATCAAGGCATAAGAACACAGAGCAACAGTAACTGCTCTCCTGTAGTAACAAAAAGGCAGCATAACCCACTCCTTGTATCTGGTTCAGACTGACTATTCCCTCTTCGTAGCAGAAATATTGCCAATTGTAAGccttttctcatgaaaaaaacaacttgtcTGGAGTCCAGCAAGTCCTCTCcgagtgagagagagagggagagggtaTCAAGCTTTGCCAAACCACAGTGAAAAGCAAAGACATGTGGGTTTGCCATCACTCATCTGCCACAAAAGCTGCTACAAGGCgacaaaagggaaagagaagccGTACACCTGGAGCAAGCCTAGACCATTCATTCAGGAGGCATCTGGTGATGCTCCAGCATCAGACCATGAGGGCCAGATCCAGCACTGCAGCTGTTGGCAGCAAGAGATCCCAGCTCACAGTCTGCCAGCCCCATCAGCCCTCTGCACACTGCAGTTGCTCTGTGATAGTATGCAGTTACAGAGCTGATTACCCAGGATCACAGCTCTTGCCAGAAAGCACACCCCATTGAGCTCCATCCCTCTGCCATGAAATGCCTTTTCCCAGCAGATGGGAAATGATTTCACTACAGCAGATGGCAAATATCCCTCAGATAGGGCACAGGAAGAAAACCACTAGGACAAACAGGAGGGAGGGCCAGGCACACAGCAAACTACACACCCAAAAACGTAGCCATAGCTCGCTCAGCTGTGCTTCGCAGTGTCTCTCCAGGCTGCCATTCCACTTGAGGCAGGAGCCACAGCTCCTGGTTACCGAGTTTTTGTTTCACCAAAAGCATCAGGTTACTGTCCAGCTTCCTGTTCAACGACGTTCGATTGTTGTTTTTATCAGCATCTGCCAAAAACCAACACATGTTGGAAACAAAGTCTCCTGGCAGCACTGCTCTGATCCCCTTGATTCATCAACCCTCTTCATCTCACACCCTTCCAGCAATAACACACAAACATGGatacacagaacaaaacaaaaatctagaCAGAAATGCTCTCAGTCACTCTGGAAGCCAATGCACAATTCAGCTAGAACCCACTGTTAGACTGTAGTCTGTTTCATTTCCAGAAGGAATTTATGGCAAGCAGCCTAGATCTCTACCTTGGCAAAGATCAAAAAGAGCACTAGGCAGAGCTTGGGAACCAAGAgaccaaacatttttattgtctgGAAACAACATCCCTTTTCACCACTTTGCTTTGCTAAGGTTGTGTTGAACACACACATCTTTGCAGCATGTGAACACCAATTCCGTTGTCAGCCAGTTAATTCATCGTGTGCTAACAGCACTGCCACAGAGCCAAGACtctctttcaaacaaaaaaagactcaGCAAATGCCTTCCCTCCACTAAGCTGCACTTAGCTGTACAAGAAAGACCCAGCAAATACCCTCTCTCTACTGAATTGCACTCAGCTGTGTTTGGCAAACCATCAGGGTGTTCTCACCCACCACAAACCTCAGCCTGTACCTGTTATCCGTGGAGCAGCTTTGAACCGCAGTAACTTCTGTTCCCACTTGTCCTCCAGGTCTTGAGCCATGATGACTGTTTTGCCAGGtgcttcatcatcatcatcatacatgctttccttcctcctcctgagctgctcctcctcctccagcctgcgAATTTCATGATCTGAATAGTGGCTTTTCTCCAGCTCTATCTAGAAGGGCAACGCAGAGAATTCTTAAGCTGCCAGCACTATGGGCTGGAATGGGCAAGCACAATTGTACCCCAGTGAATACAAGACGACGGGAATTTCTCTGAGATCAAACAGGACTTTCCTGCTCGCGGCAGGAGCCTCTAACAGGGACACCAACAGCATTGAGGAAGATCACGGAAGCCCTACCAAGACCCACGACACCTGGTGCAGGCAGCAAATCGCACACAGAACACTCGGTATCGCTTCATGGCGGGGAGCAACATCACCCAAGGTGCCCCCGGACTGGCTGTGCAGGGCCATCAACTCCTCCGTGGCCTGTCACACCCCACCCcgggggctgccagcccccaTAGGGTGCTCTCCCCTCCAGGCCTGAGGCGGCCATTTTCCTACGAGCAggcccccaccgccccccctcacacacacctGCCCCATGAGGGCCGccatctcttcctcctccttctcgaGGGGCTGCGTGATACGGGGCAACCGCAGCAGACACATCGCCCCGAAGAGCCGCCACGGCCGAGGCGCAGCAGCGGTACAAAACCACCGACCCCAACCCACCGTTCGGCGGCCGGGCGCCGCCATTAGCGCTGTCGCGCGGCCCACAATGCACCGCGCCGCGCGCCGCCATCTTTCCTCCTCGCTCCCGTCGTGCCTTGCGGCGACCTCTCCGGGCGCCTTACGGGAGCCGCCATGAGCGCGGCGCTGGCGGTCGCCTGGCAACGGCTGCTCGGAGCGGCCTGGGggtgagcggcggcggcggcggtggtggcGGTGGTGAGGGGTAGGGGGAGactgggccggggccggggccccCCCTCGCTCTGGGCTGACTACCGGGACGCTCCCGCACCGCCATGGAGGCCTCGCtgggcccggcccgccccctcccgcctTCCTCCAGCCAG
This region of Buteo buteo chromosome 13, bButBut1.hap1.1, whole genome shotgun sequence genomic DNA includes:
- the MRPL46 gene encoding large ribosomal subunit protein mL46, giving the protein MAAPGRRTVGWGRWFCTAAAPRPWRLFGAMCLLRLPRITQPLEKEEEEMAALMGQIELEKSHYSDHEIRRLEEEEQLRRRKESMYDDDDEAPGKTVIMAQDLEDKWEQKLLRFKAAPRITDADKNNNRTSLNRKLDSNLMLLVKQKLGNQELWLLPQVEWQPGETLRSTAERAMATFLGDHIQAKILGNAPYGIYKYKFPRAIRTEDNVGAKVFFFKAFLQSSDFSQAELKEDYLWVTKDELGDYLKSEYLKKVNRFLLDL